In Harmonia axyridis chromosome X, icHarAxyr1.1, whole genome shotgun sequence, a single window of DNA contains:
- the LOC123686272 gene encoding one cut domain family member 2 isoform X5: MMDNIGKMIEQQTLQEQVDSGDGVAHATSGGMETQAVRMRLISRAVVERRIVKQEDNEGNLSVIVQPQEESRDSELLSPGKLSPTSVSVSGIMDSSDFRSLQPEPTYQTLTSVNGRMSPPGYSPSSSYATLTPLQPLPPISTMSDKFSYGHGNVSGSFTVMQNNGLGIGLGLGVNVNTPYAMPSMGMTPPHNYSSPGMAMQQTSPISPQSAYSQNGLPSPQKSISPPSYESYPSQRELVSRTLQSPQLSPPTASLNSPDGTLVTSFSGGTINGLTLQHHTPTLVQIAPPHRDCSPSPPVITLQQSSQQSQQNQQVQQNQQQTQTMQVTGKSGQISNNQSISVPAISADVEEINTKELAQRISAELKRYSIPQAIFAQRVLCRSQGTLSDLLRNPKPWSKLKSGRETFRRMWKWLQEPEFQRMSALRLADCHVNARAVNHKRRETTSSSCYCTDSTTRELQTERRSFEQSGTITYSQEAEIGFYRPSTTYSASYF; encoded by the exons ATGATGGACAATATCGGAAAGATGATTGAGCAACAAACGCTCCAAGAACAGGTCGATTCTGGGGACGGTGTGGCGCATGCGACATCAGGAGGCATGGAGACGCAAGCCGTCCGCATGAGGTTGATATCGCGTGCCGTCGTGGAGCGGCGTATTGTCAAACAGGAAGACAACGAGGGCAACCTCTCCGTCATAGTTCAGCCCCAGGAGGAGTCGAGAGACTCCGAGCTGTTAAGCCCTGGAAAGCTGTCCCCAACATCAGTTAGTGTATCTGGAATTATGGACAGTAGTGACTTCAGGAGCTTGCAGCCGGAGCCAACATACCAAACATTAACTTCTGTCAACGGGAGGATGTCACCACCTGGATATAGCCCTAGCTCTTCGTACGCTACGTTAACACCACTCCAGCCTCTGCCGCCGATCTCCACCATGTCCGACAAGTTCTCCTATGGCCACGGTAACGTTTCCGGTTCCTTTACAGTGATGCAAAACAACGGCTTAGGAATCGGACTAGGTCTCGGTGTGAATGTGAACACGCCGTATGCAATGCCTTCTATGGGAATGACCCCTCCACATAACTATTCCTCTCCAGGTATGGCGATGCAACAAACCAGCCCTATCAGTCCCCAAAGTGCTTACAGTCAAAATGGTTTACCGTCCCCGCAAAAAAGTATATCACCTCCAAGCTATGAATCCTACCCATCTCAAAGAGAACTCGTTTCTCGTACCTTGCAAAGTCCCCAATTAAGTCCTCCTACCGCTTCGCTGAATTCACCGGACGGTACACTTGTGACCAGTTTTAGTGGCGGTACAATCAATGGTTTAACTCTTCAGCATCATACCCCAACTTTAGTTCAAATTGCACCACCTCATAGAGATTGTTCCCCATCGCCGCCAGTTATAACGCTTCAGCAATCGTCTCAGCAATCACAACAAAATCAACAAGTTCaacaaaatcaacaacaaaCACAAACAATGCAAGTTACCGGGAAGAGTGGACAAATTTCGAACAATCAGTCAATCAGTGTGCCGGCAATAAGTGCAGACGTTGAGGAAATAAACACCAAAGAACTGGCCCAAAGGATCAGTGCTGAACTAAAAAGATATAGCATACCTCAAGCTATATTTGCCCAAAGGGTGTTGTGTAGGTCACAGGGTACTCTTTCAGATTTACTTAGAAATCCCAAACCATGGTCCAAACTCAAATCTGGAAGGGAAACTTTCAGGAGGATGTGGAAGTGGCTACAAGAACCGGAATTCCAAAGAATGTCTGCTCTTAGGCTAGCAG ACTGCCATGTAAACGCGAGAGCAGTCAACCACAAACGAAGAGAAACTACATCCTCTTCTTGCTA ctgCACAGATTCCACAACGAGGga GTTGCAAACGGAAAGAAGATCCTTCGAGCAATCAGGAACAATTACCTACTCCCAAGAAGCCGAGATTGGTTTTTACAGACCTTCAACGACGTACTCTGCAAGCTATTTTTAA
- the LOC123686272 gene encoding homeobox protein onecut isoform X1: MMDNIGKMIEQQTLQEQVDSGDGVAHATSGGMETQAVRMRLISRAVVERRIVKQEDNEGNLSVIVQPQEESRDSELLSPGKLSPTSVSVSGIMDSSDFRSLQPEPTYQTLTSVNGRMSPPGYSPSSSYATLTPLQPLPPISTMSDKFSYGHGNVSGSFTVMQNNGLGIGLGLGVNVNTPYAMPSMGMTPPHNYSSPGMAMQQTSPISPQSAYSQNGLPSPQKSISPPSYESYPSQRELVSRTLQSPQLSPPTASLNSPDGTLVTSFSGGTINGLTLQHHTPTLVQIAPPHRDCSPSPPVITLQQSSQQSQQNQQVQQNQQQTQTMQVTGKSGQISNNQSISVPAISADVEEINTKELAQRISAELKRYSIPQAIFAQRVLCRSQGTLSDLLRNPKPWSKLKSGRETFRRMWKWLQEPEFQRMSALRLAAAQIPQRGINETHFVGCKRKEDPSSNQEQLPTPKKPRLVFTDLQRRTLQAIFKVSETKRPSKEMQVTIARQLGLEPTTVGNFFMNARRRSMDKWKDEDPKNVNSLLHADMSPGMEQDDPDQDDMDNDLDDQDDVL, encoded by the exons ATGATGGACAATATCGGAAAGATGATTGAGCAACAAACGCTCCAAGAACAGGTCGATTCTGGGGACGGTGTGGCGCATGCGACATCAGGAGGCATGGAGACGCAAGCCGTCCGCATGAGGTTGATATCGCGTGCCGTCGTGGAGCGGCGTATTGTCAAACAGGAAGACAACGAGGGCAACCTCTCCGTCATAGTTCAGCCCCAGGAGGAGTCGAGAGACTCCGAGCTGTTAAGCCCTGGAAAGCTGTCCCCAACATCAGTTAGTGTATCTGGAATTATGGACAGTAGTGACTTCAGGAGCTTGCAGCCGGAGCCAACATACCAAACATTAACTTCTGTCAACGGGAGGATGTCACCACCTGGATATAGCCCTAGCTCTTCGTACGCTACGTTAACACCACTCCAGCCTCTGCCGCCGATCTCCACCATGTCCGACAAGTTCTCCTATGGCCACGGTAACGTTTCCGGTTCCTTTACAGTGATGCAAAACAACGGCTTAGGAATCGGACTAGGTCTCGGTGTGAATGTGAACACGCCGTATGCAATGCCTTCTATGGGAATGACCCCTCCACATAACTATTCCTCTCCAGGTATGGCGATGCAACAAACCAGCCCTATCAGTCCCCAAAGTGCTTACAGTCAAAATGGTTTACCGTCCCCGCAAAAAAGTATATCACCTCCAAGCTATGAATCCTACCCATCTCAAAGAGAACTCGTTTCTCGTACCTTGCAAAGTCCCCAATTAAGTCCTCCTACCGCTTCGCTGAATTCACCGGACGGTACACTTGTGACCAGTTTTAGTGGCGGTACAATCAATGGTTTAACTCTTCAGCATCATACCCCAACTTTAGTTCAAATTGCACCACCTCATAGAGATTGTTCCCCATCGCCGCCAGTTATAACGCTTCAGCAATCGTCTCAGCAATCACAACAAAATCAACAAGTTCaacaaaatcaacaacaaaCACAAACAATGCAAGTTACCGGGAAGAGTGGACAAATTTCGAACAATCAGTCAATCAGTGTGCCGGCAATAAGTGCAGACGTTGAGGAAATAAACACCAAAGAACTGGCCCAAAGGATCAGTGCTGAACTAAAAAGATATAGCATACCTCAAGCTATATTTGCCCAAAGGGTGTTGTGTAGGTCACAGGGTACTCTTTCAGATTTACTTAGAAATCCCAAACCATGGTCCAAACTCAAATCTGGAAGGGAAACTTTCAGGAGGATGTGGAAGTGGCTACAAGAACCGGAATTCCAAAGAATGTCTGCTCTTAGGCTAGCAG ctgCACAGATTCCACAACGAGGga TAAATGAAACCCATTTTGTAGGTTGCAAACGGAAAGAAGATCCTTCGAGCAATCAGGAACAATTACCTACTCCCAAGAAGCCGAGATTGGTTTTTACAGACCTTCAACGACGTACTCTGCAAGCTATTTTTAAGGTGAGT GAAACGAAAAGGCCTTCGAAAGAGATGCAGGTGACAATAGCAAGACAGCTAGGACTGGAGCCCACAACAGTTGGCAATTTCTTCATGAACGCACGAAGAAGATCCATGGACAAATGGAAAGACGAGGATCCAAAGAATGTAAATAGTTTACTACACGCTGATATGTCGCCAGGAATGGAACAAGATGATCCTGATCAAGACGATATGGACAATGATTTAGACGATCAAGACGATGTGTTGTGA
- the LOC123686272 gene encoding one cut domain family member 2 isoform X6 produces MMDNIGKMIEQQTLQEQVDSGDGVAHATSGGMETQAVRMRLISRAVVERRIVKQEDNEGNLSVIVQPQEESRDSELLSPGKLSPTSVSVSGIMDSSDFRSLQPEPTYQTLTSVNGRMSPPGYSPSSSYATLTPLQPLPPISTMSDKFSYGHGNVSGSFTVMQNNGLGIGLGLGVNVNTPYAMPSMGMTPPHNYSSPGMAMQQTSPISPQSAYSQNGLPSPQKSISPPSYESYPSQRELVSRTLQSPQLSPPTASLNSPDGTLVTSFSGGTINGLTLQHHTPTLVQIAPPHRDCSPSPPVITLQQSSQQSQQNQQVQQNQQQTQTMQVTGKSGQISNNQSISVPAISADVEEINTKELAQRISAELKRYSIPQAIFAQRVLCRSQGTLSDLLRNPKPWSKLKSGRETFRRMWKWLQEPEFQRMSALRLADCHVNARAVNHKRRETTSSSCYCTDSTTRDK; encoded by the exons ATGATGGACAATATCGGAAAGATGATTGAGCAACAAACGCTCCAAGAACAGGTCGATTCTGGGGACGGTGTGGCGCATGCGACATCAGGAGGCATGGAGACGCAAGCCGTCCGCATGAGGTTGATATCGCGTGCCGTCGTGGAGCGGCGTATTGTCAAACAGGAAGACAACGAGGGCAACCTCTCCGTCATAGTTCAGCCCCAGGAGGAGTCGAGAGACTCCGAGCTGTTAAGCCCTGGAAAGCTGTCCCCAACATCAGTTAGTGTATCTGGAATTATGGACAGTAGTGACTTCAGGAGCTTGCAGCCGGAGCCAACATACCAAACATTAACTTCTGTCAACGGGAGGATGTCACCACCTGGATATAGCCCTAGCTCTTCGTACGCTACGTTAACACCACTCCAGCCTCTGCCGCCGATCTCCACCATGTCCGACAAGTTCTCCTATGGCCACGGTAACGTTTCCGGTTCCTTTACAGTGATGCAAAACAACGGCTTAGGAATCGGACTAGGTCTCGGTGTGAATGTGAACACGCCGTATGCAATGCCTTCTATGGGAATGACCCCTCCACATAACTATTCCTCTCCAGGTATGGCGATGCAACAAACCAGCCCTATCAGTCCCCAAAGTGCTTACAGTCAAAATGGTTTACCGTCCCCGCAAAAAAGTATATCACCTCCAAGCTATGAATCCTACCCATCTCAAAGAGAACTCGTTTCTCGTACCTTGCAAAGTCCCCAATTAAGTCCTCCTACCGCTTCGCTGAATTCACCGGACGGTACACTTGTGACCAGTTTTAGTGGCGGTACAATCAATGGTTTAACTCTTCAGCATCATACCCCAACTTTAGTTCAAATTGCACCACCTCATAGAGATTGTTCCCCATCGCCGCCAGTTATAACGCTTCAGCAATCGTCTCAGCAATCACAACAAAATCAACAAGTTCaacaaaatcaacaacaaaCACAAACAATGCAAGTTACCGGGAAGAGTGGACAAATTTCGAACAATCAGTCAATCAGTGTGCCGGCAATAAGTGCAGACGTTGAGGAAATAAACACCAAAGAACTGGCCCAAAGGATCAGTGCTGAACTAAAAAGATATAGCATACCTCAAGCTATATTTGCCCAAAGGGTGTTGTGTAGGTCACAGGGTACTCTTTCAGATTTACTTAGAAATCCCAAACCATGGTCCAAACTCAAATCTGGAAGGGAAACTTTCAGGAGGATGTGGAAGTGGCTACAAGAACCGGAATTCCAAAGAATGTCTGCTCTTAGGCTAGCAG ACTGCCATGTAAACGCGAGAGCAGTCAACCACAAACGAAGAGAAACTACATCCTCTTCTTGCTA ctgCACAGATTCCACAACGAGGga TAAATGA
- the LOC123686272 gene encoding homeobox protein onecut isoform X3 encodes MMDNIGKMIEQQTLQEQVDSGDGVAHATSGGMETQAVRMRLISRAVVERRIVKQEDNEGNLSVIVQPQEESRDSELLSPGKLSPTSVSVSGIMDSSDFRSLQPEPTYQTLTSVNGRMSPPGYSPSSSYATLTPLQPLPPISTMSDKFSYGHGNVSGSFTVMQNNGLGIGLGLGVNVNTPYAMPSMGMTPPHNYSSPGMAMQQTSPISPQSAYSQNGLPSPQKSISPPSYESYPSQRELVSRTLQSPQLSPPTASLNSPDGTLVTSFSGGTINGLTLQHHTPTLVQIAPPHRDCSPSPPVITLQQSSQQSQQNQQVQQNQQQTQTMQVTGKSGQISNNQSISVPAISADVEEINTKELAQRISAELKRYSIPQAIFAQRVLCRSQGTLSDLLRNPKPWSKLKSGRETFRRMWKWLQEPEFQRMSALRLAAAQIPQRGSCKRKEDPSSNQEQLPTPKKPRLVFTDLQRRTLQAIFKVSETKRPSKEMQVTIARQLGLEPTTVGNFFMNARRRSMDKWKDEDPKNVNSLLHADMSPGMEQDDPDQDDMDNDLDDQDDVL; translated from the exons ATGATGGACAATATCGGAAAGATGATTGAGCAACAAACGCTCCAAGAACAGGTCGATTCTGGGGACGGTGTGGCGCATGCGACATCAGGAGGCATGGAGACGCAAGCCGTCCGCATGAGGTTGATATCGCGTGCCGTCGTGGAGCGGCGTATTGTCAAACAGGAAGACAACGAGGGCAACCTCTCCGTCATAGTTCAGCCCCAGGAGGAGTCGAGAGACTCCGAGCTGTTAAGCCCTGGAAAGCTGTCCCCAACATCAGTTAGTGTATCTGGAATTATGGACAGTAGTGACTTCAGGAGCTTGCAGCCGGAGCCAACATACCAAACATTAACTTCTGTCAACGGGAGGATGTCACCACCTGGATATAGCCCTAGCTCTTCGTACGCTACGTTAACACCACTCCAGCCTCTGCCGCCGATCTCCACCATGTCCGACAAGTTCTCCTATGGCCACGGTAACGTTTCCGGTTCCTTTACAGTGATGCAAAACAACGGCTTAGGAATCGGACTAGGTCTCGGTGTGAATGTGAACACGCCGTATGCAATGCCTTCTATGGGAATGACCCCTCCACATAACTATTCCTCTCCAGGTATGGCGATGCAACAAACCAGCCCTATCAGTCCCCAAAGTGCTTACAGTCAAAATGGTTTACCGTCCCCGCAAAAAAGTATATCACCTCCAAGCTATGAATCCTACCCATCTCAAAGAGAACTCGTTTCTCGTACCTTGCAAAGTCCCCAATTAAGTCCTCCTACCGCTTCGCTGAATTCACCGGACGGTACACTTGTGACCAGTTTTAGTGGCGGTACAATCAATGGTTTAACTCTTCAGCATCATACCCCAACTTTAGTTCAAATTGCACCACCTCATAGAGATTGTTCCCCATCGCCGCCAGTTATAACGCTTCAGCAATCGTCTCAGCAATCACAACAAAATCAACAAGTTCaacaaaatcaacaacaaaCACAAACAATGCAAGTTACCGGGAAGAGTGGACAAATTTCGAACAATCAGTCAATCAGTGTGCCGGCAATAAGTGCAGACGTTGAGGAAATAAACACCAAAGAACTGGCCCAAAGGATCAGTGCTGAACTAAAAAGATATAGCATACCTCAAGCTATATTTGCCCAAAGGGTGTTGTGTAGGTCACAGGGTACTCTTTCAGATTTACTTAGAAATCCCAAACCATGGTCCAAACTCAAATCTGGAAGGGAAACTTTCAGGAGGATGTGGAAGTGGCTACAAGAACCGGAATTCCAAAGAATGTCTGCTCTTAGGCTAGCAG ctgCACAGATTCCACAACGAGGga GTTGCAAACGGAAAGAAGATCCTTCGAGCAATCAGGAACAATTACCTACTCCCAAGAAGCCGAGATTGGTTTTTACAGACCTTCAACGACGTACTCTGCAAGCTATTTTTAAGGTGAGT GAAACGAAAAGGCCTTCGAAAGAGATGCAGGTGACAATAGCAAGACAGCTAGGACTGGAGCCCACAACAGTTGGCAATTTCTTCATGAACGCACGAAGAAGATCCATGGACAAATGGAAAGACGAGGATCCAAAGAATGTAAATAGTTTACTACACGCTGATATGTCGCCAGGAATGGAACAAGATGATCCTGATCAAGACGATATGGACAATGATTTAGACGATCAAGACGATGTGTTGTGA
- the LOC123686272 gene encoding homeobox protein onecut isoform X2: MMDNIGKMIEQQTLQEQVDSGDGVAHATSGGMETQAVRMRLISRAVVERRIVKQEDNEGNLSVIVQPQEESRDSELLSPGKLSPTSVSVSGIMDSSDFRSLQPEPTYQTLTSVNGRMSPPGYSPSSSYATLTPLQPLPPISTMSDKFSYGHGNVSGSFTVMQNNGLGIGLGLGVNVNTPYAMPSMGMTPPHNYSSPGMAMQQTSPISPQSAYSQNGLPSPQKSISPPSYESYPSQRELVSRTLQSPQLSPPTASLNSPDGTLVTSFSGGTINGLTLQHHTPTLVQIAPPHRDCSPSPPVITLQQSSQQSQQNQQVQQNQQQTQTMQVTGKSGQISNNQSISVPAISADVEEINTKELAQRISAELKRYSIPQAIFAQRVLCRSQGTLSDLLRNPKPWSKLKSGRETFRRMWKWLQEPEFQRMSALRLAAAQIPQRGINETHFVGCKRKEDPSSNQEQLPTPKKPRLVFTDLQRRTLQAIFKETKRPSKEMQVTIARQLGLEPTTVGNFFMNARRRSMDKWKDEDPKNVNSLLHADMSPGMEQDDPDQDDMDNDLDDQDDVL; this comes from the exons ATGATGGACAATATCGGAAAGATGATTGAGCAACAAACGCTCCAAGAACAGGTCGATTCTGGGGACGGTGTGGCGCATGCGACATCAGGAGGCATGGAGACGCAAGCCGTCCGCATGAGGTTGATATCGCGTGCCGTCGTGGAGCGGCGTATTGTCAAACAGGAAGACAACGAGGGCAACCTCTCCGTCATAGTTCAGCCCCAGGAGGAGTCGAGAGACTCCGAGCTGTTAAGCCCTGGAAAGCTGTCCCCAACATCAGTTAGTGTATCTGGAATTATGGACAGTAGTGACTTCAGGAGCTTGCAGCCGGAGCCAACATACCAAACATTAACTTCTGTCAACGGGAGGATGTCACCACCTGGATATAGCCCTAGCTCTTCGTACGCTACGTTAACACCACTCCAGCCTCTGCCGCCGATCTCCACCATGTCCGACAAGTTCTCCTATGGCCACGGTAACGTTTCCGGTTCCTTTACAGTGATGCAAAACAACGGCTTAGGAATCGGACTAGGTCTCGGTGTGAATGTGAACACGCCGTATGCAATGCCTTCTATGGGAATGACCCCTCCACATAACTATTCCTCTCCAGGTATGGCGATGCAACAAACCAGCCCTATCAGTCCCCAAAGTGCTTACAGTCAAAATGGTTTACCGTCCCCGCAAAAAAGTATATCACCTCCAAGCTATGAATCCTACCCATCTCAAAGAGAACTCGTTTCTCGTACCTTGCAAAGTCCCCAATTAAGTCCTCCTACCGCTTCGCTGAATTCACCGGACGGTACACTTGTGACCAGTTTTAGTGGCGGTACAATCAATGGTTTAACTCTTCAGCATCATACCCCAACTTTAGTTCAAATTGCACCACCTCATAGAGATTGTTCCCCATCGCCGCCAGTTATAACGCTTCAGCAATCGTCTCAGCAATCACAACAAAATCAACAAGTTCaacaaaatcaacaacaaaCACAAACAATGCAAGTTACCGGGAAGAGTGGACAAATTTCGAACAATCAGTCAATCAGTGTGCCGGCAATAAGTGCAGACGTTGAGGAAATAAACACCAAAGAACTGGCCCAAAGGATCAGTGCTGAACTAAAAAGATATAGCATACCTCAAGCTATATTTGCCCAAAGGGTGTTGTGTAGGTCACAGGGTACTCTTTCAGATTTACTTAGAAATCCCAAACCATGGTCCAAACTCAAATCTGGAAGGGAAACTTTCAGGAGGATGTGGAAGTGGCTACAAGAACCGGAATTCCAAAGAATGTCTGCTCTTAGGCTAGCAG ctgCACAGATTCCACAACGAGGga TAAATGAAACCCATTTTGTAGGTTGCAAACGGAAAGAAGATCCTTCGAGCAATCAGGAACAATTACCTACTCCCAAGAAGCCGAGATTGGTTTTTACAGACCTTCAACGACGTACTCTGCAAGCTATTTTTAAG GAAACGAAAAGGCCTTCGAAAGAGATGCAGGTGACAATAGCAAGACAGCTAGGACTGGAGCCCACAACAGTTGGCAATTTCTTCATGAACGCACGAAGAAGATCCATGGACAAATGGAAAGACGAGGATCCAAAGAATGTAAATAGTTTACTACACGCTGATATGTCGCCAGGAATGGAACAAGATGATCCTGATCAAGACGATATGGACAATGATTTAGACGATCAAGACGATGTGTTGTGA
- the LOC123686272 gene encoding homeobox protein onecut isoform X4, with translation MMDNIGKMIEQQTLQEQVDSGDGVAHATSGGMETQAVRMRLISRAVVERRIVKQEDNEGNLSVIVQPQEESRDSELLSPGKLSPTSVSVSGIMDSSDFRSLQPEPTYQTLTSVNGRMSPPGYSPSSSYATLTPLQPLPPISTMSDKFSYGHGNVSGSFTVMQNNGLGIGLGLGVNVNTPYAMPSMGMTPPHNYSSPGMAMQQTSPISPQSAYSQNGLPSPQKSISPPSYESYPSQRELVSRTLQSPQLSPPTASLNSPDGTLVTSFSGGTINGLTLQHHTPTLVQIAPPHRDCSPSPPVITLQQSSQQSQQNQQVQQNQQQTQTMQVTGKSGQISNNQSISVPAISADVEEINTKELAQRISAELKRYSIPQAIFAQRVLCRSQGTLSDLLRNPKPWSKLKSGRETFRRMWKWLQEPEFQRMSALRLAAAQIPQRGSCKRKEDPSSNQEQLPTPKKPRLVFTDLQRRTLQAIFKETKRPSKEMQVTIARQLGLEPTTVGNFFMNARRRSMDKWKDEDPKNVNSLLHADMSPGMEQDDPDQDDMDNDLDDQDDVL, from the exons ATGATGGACAATATCGGAAAGATGATTGAGCAACAAACGCTCCAAGAACAGGTCGATTCTGGGGACGGTGTGGCGCATGCGACATCAGGAGGCATGGAGACGCAAGCCGTCCGCATGAGGTTGATATCGCGTGCCGTCGTGGAGCGGCGTATTGTCAAACAGGAAGACAACGAGGGCAACCTCTCCGTCATAGTTCAGCCCCAGGAGGAGTCGAGAGACTCCGAGCTGTTAAGCCCTGGAAAGCTGTCCCCAACATCAGTTAGTGTATCTGGAATTATGGACAGTAGTGACTTCAGGAGCTTGCAGCCGGAGCCAACATACCAAACATTAACTTCTGTCAACGGGAGGATGTCACCACCTGGATATAGCCCTAGCTCTTCGTACGCTACGTTAACACCACTCCAGCCTCTGCCGCCGATCTCCACCATGTCCGACAAGTTCTCCTATGGCCACGGTAACGTTTCCGGTTCCTTTACAGTGATGCAAAACAACGGCTTAGGAATCGGACTAGGTCTCGGTGTGAATGTGAACACGCCGTATGCAATGCCTTCTATGGGAATGACCCCTCCACATAACTATTCCTCTCCAGGTATGGCGATGCAACAAACCAGCCCTATCAGTCCCCAAAGTGCTTACAGTCAAAATGGTTTACCGTCCCCGCAAAAAAGTATATCACCTCCAAGCTATGAATCCTACCCATCTCAAAGAGAACTCGTTTCTCGTACCTTGCAAAGTCCCCAATTAAGTCCTCCTACCGCTTCGCTGAATTCACCGGACGGTACACTTGTGACCAGTTTTAGTGGCGGTACAATCAATGGTTTAACTCTTCAGCATCATACCCCAACTTTAGTTCAAATTGCACCACCTCATAGAGATTGTTCCCCATCGCCGCCAGTTATAACGCTTCAGCAATCGTCTCAGCAATCACAACAAAATCAACAAGTTCaacaaaatcaacaacaaaCACAAACAATGCAAGTTACCGGGAAGAGTGGACAAATTTCGAACAATCAGTCAATCAGTGTGCCGGCAATAAGTGCAGACGTTGAGGAAATAAACACCAAAGAACTGGCCCAAAGGATCAGTGCTGAACTAAAAAGATATAGCATACCTCAAGCTATATTTGCCCAAAGGGTGTTGTGTAGGTCACAGGGTACTCTTTCAGATTTACTTAGAAATCCCAAACCATGGTCCAAACTCAAATCTGGAAGGGAAACTTTCAGGAGGATGTGGAAGTGGCTACAAGAACCGGAATTCCAAAGAATGTCTGCTCTTAGGCTAGCAG ctgCACAGATTCCACAACGAGGga GTTGCAAACGGAAAGAAGATCCTTCGAGCAATCAGGAACAATTACCTACTCCCAAGAAGCCGAGATTGGTTTTTACAGACCTTCAACGACGTACTCTGCAAGCTATTTTTAAG GAAACGAAAAGGCCTTCGAAAGAGATGCAGGTGACAATAGCAAGACAGCTAGGACTGGAGCCCACAACAGTTGGCAATTTCTTCATGAACGCACGAAGAAGATCCATGGACAAATGGAAAGACGAGGATCCAAAGAATGTAAATAGTTTACTACACGCTGATATGTCGCCAGGAATGGAACAAGATGATCCTGATCAAGACGATATGGACAATGATTTAGACGATCAAGACGATGTGTTGTGA